The following is a genomic window from Candidatus Poribacteria bacterium.
AAGAACGGACGCTGGCAACGCAACACCAGTCCACATTACTTAGAGATGAGCGATCTCCGCGATGTCTTAGCAGATTGTCCTTCCGTTGAAGTTGCGACTGTCGAAGGCAGCTACTACATCGGTCTCGGTGTTGACGGAAAATTTCAACAGACTTACCTCCGTGCGACAACAAATGAATATCAAGCCGTTCGCGATTGGCGTGCAGAATACGGCAGATTCCTCGCTGATACCGATATGGACACTTGGACGAAAGTTTGCGTCATCGGTGCTAAGATATGGAAAGAGCAATTTAAAGGACAGGATCCCATCGGGAAGGAAGTTGTCATTAACAACCATGGGAGACACAACCGTTTCACAGTTATCGGCATCATGGAGAGCCGAGGGGATGGACTGGAACGCGGCAAGAGCGATGATAATATGCTCTTCATTCCGATTACAACCGCACAGAAACGGTTTTGGGGACACGATCACGTTGGACACATCATGGTGCGCGCCAAGAGTCCACTTTTGGTGGAGCAGGCTTTAAAAGAGGTGAAGACGGTGATTATGCGCAATCACGGTGGAGATGATACCTTCTTCCGAACGTGGTCTGCTAAACAAAGTATCGCGAACGCCAAACGAATGATCTTTATCATAGAGACAGTCCTCGTTGTTATTGCGTCAGTCTCTTTGATTGTGGCGGGTATCGGTATCCTTAATATCATGCTCGTCTCGGTGACAGAACGGATTCCAGAGATCGGACTCCGGAAAGCGGTGGGTGCGAAAAGCTTTGACATCCGGCTCCAATTCCTCACAGAATCCGTCCTCTTATGCCTGATCGGTAGTTTGTTAGGCATCTTATTAGGTGCTGTCGCCGGAAAAGGTTTCGCGTGGATCGTTGGTCGGTTTCTGCAAGAGATGACTTGGCCCTCTGTGATTACACCTGAAGCCGTGCTGGTCTCTGTTGCTGCAGGTGCAGCAGTCGGTATTTTCTTTGGTTATTATCCCGCCAGTCAAGCAGCGAAGATGACTCCTATTGATGCCATTCGGCATACATAAATTTGATAAAGGAGAACACCATGAACGACGAGCAAATTACAACACTTGACATGTTTAAGCTGCTGCGTGAGGATATAAAATCTTTAGAGTCACGCCTTGTCATGGATATGCAAGATATCCGGAGCGATATACAATCTTTGGAGGCGCGGATGCGGAATGTTGAGGAAGCTGTCGCGGGTAAAAAAGCCGTGTCAACTTTCCAGAAAACGTTGATGGATTGGCTGTTCCGTATTGCCGCCGCGGTCGGTGTCGGTGGCGCGATCAAAGCATTTTTTTCTTAACATAAACACGCAATGGAGAGAAGAAAATTGATGCTTAATTCCCA
Proteins encoded in this region:
- a CDS encoding ABC transporter permease, whose amino-acid sequence is MNILENLISAFAILRGSKLRTILTLLGITIGIAGVIAMMSFGAGAEKLLMSEIDNIGGPSMFGVYRPGHIRKNGRWQRNTSPHYLEMSDLRDVLADCPSVEVATVEGSYYIGLGVDGKFQQTYLRATTNEYQAVRDWRAEYGRFLADTDMDTWTKVCVIGAKIWKEQFKGQDPIGKEVVINNHGRHNRFTVIGIMESRGDGLERGKSDDNMLFIPITTAQKRFWGHDHVGHIMVRAKSPLLVEQALKEVKTVIMRNHGGDDTFFRTWSAKQSIANAKRMIFIIETVLVVIASVSLIVAGIGILNIMLVSVTERIPEIGLRKAVGAKSFDIRLQFLTESVLLCLIGSLLGILLGAVAGKGFAWIVGRFLQEMTWPSVITPEAVLVSVAAGAAVGIFFGYYPASQAAKMTPIDAIRHT